From Thermodesulfobacteriota bacterium, one genomic window encodes:
- the sucC gene encoding ADP-forming succinate--CoA ligase subunit beta, protein MNIHEYQAKEVLSRYGVAVPKGGVADTPAEAEVIAGELGLPVVIKAQIHAGGRGKGGGVKLARTPEEVREHARSIIGMRLVTHQTGPEGKLVKRVLVEQAGKIRKEYYLGMVVDRSVSRIVVMASTEGGVSIEEVAARTPELILKEWVDPALGLMPYQARKIAFGLGLPGDLAGKAVRMMTALYKAFTETDCSLAEINPLVQTEDGDLVALDAKMNFENNGLFRHPDIRALRDFDEEDPTETEASKHELSYIRLDGNIGCLVNGAGLAMTTMDMIKLCGGNPANFLDVGGNASTEQVKQAFRLILSDPSVKAIFVNIFGGIMRCDVIGEGLVAAAKALGLTVPLVVRLEGTNMEKGKEILAASGLDIIPASDMADGAGKAVAAASRTAGGRP, encoded by the coding sequence ATGAACATCCACGAGTACCAGGCCAAGGAGGTCCTGTCCCGGTACGGGGTGGCCGTCCCGAAGGGCGGCGTGGCGGACACACCGGCGGAGGCCGAGGTGATCGCAGGGGAGCTGGGGCTGCCCGTCGTCATCAAGGCGCAGATCCACGCCGGCGGCCGCGGGAAGGGGGGCGGCGTCAAGCTGGCGCGCACCCCGGAAGAGGTCCGGGAGCACGCGCGGAGCATCATCGGGATGCGGCTCGTGACCCACCAGACGGGCCCCGAGGGGAAGCTGGTCAAGCGCGTCCTCGTGGAGCAGGCGGGAAAGATCCGGAAGGAGTATTACCTCGGGATGGTCGTCGACCGCTCCGTCTCCCGGATCGTCGTGATGGCCTCGACGGAAGGCGGGGTGTCGATCGAGGAGGTCGCGGCCCGGACCCCCGAGCTCATCCTGAAGGAGTGGGTGGACCCGGCGCTGGGGCTGATGCCGTACCAGGCGCGCAAGATCGCCTTCGGGCTGGGGCTCCCCGGAGACCTCGCGGGCAAGGCGGTGCGGATGATGACCGCGCTCTACAAGGCGTTCACGGAGACGGACTGCTCCCTGGCGGAGATCAACCCCCTCGTGCAGACGGAGGACGGCGACCTCGTCGCGCTGGACGCGAAGATGAACTTCGAGAACAACGGCCTCTTCCGCCACCCGGACATCCGGGCGCTGCGCGATTTCGACGAGGAGGACCCGACCGAGACGGAGGCGTCCAAGCACGAGCTCTCCTACATCCGCCTCGACGGGAACATCGGCTGCCTCGTGAACGGCGCGGGCCTTGCGATGACGACGATGGACATGATCAAGCTGTGCGGCGGCAACCCGGCGAACTTCCTCGACGTGGGAGGCAACGCGAGCACGGAGCAGGTGAAGCAGGCGTTCCGCCTCATCCTCTCCGATCCGAGCGTCAAGGCGATCTTCGTGAACATCTTCGGCGGGATCATGCGGTGCGACGTCATCGGCGAGGGGCTCGTGGCCGCCGCGAAGGCGCTCGGGCTGACGGTCCCGCTCGTCGTGCGGCTGGAGGGGACGAACATGGAGAAGGGGAAGGAGATCCTCGCCGCCTCGGGGCTCGACATCATCCCGGCGTCCGACATGGCGGACGGGGCGGGGAAGGCCGTCGCCGCCGCCTCGCGGACCGCGGGAGGCCGCCCGTGA
- the sucD gene encoding succinate--CoA ligase subunit alpha, whose product MSIYLNRDSRVIVQGITGSAGAFHTRQMLDYGTKVVGGVTPGKAGVKVEGVPVFDSVSQAVRAAGADVSVIFVPPAFAADAICEGFDAGLALVVCITEGIPVLDMVKVKRFMEGKKTRLVGPNCPGVITPGESKAGIMPGSIHRPGTVGIVSRSGTLTYEAVHQVTGVGLGQSTCVGIGGDPINGTNFIDVLSAFEADEGTEAVILIGEIGGTAEEDAAAWIKANMSKPVVGYIAGLTAPKGKRMGHAGAIISGGKGTAAEKIEAFRSSGIAVAESPADIGKTLARRLGSKAV is encoded by the coding sequence GTGAGCATCTACCTGAACCGGGACAGCAGGGTCATCGTGCAGGGGATCACCGGGTCGGCGGGCGCGTTCCACACCCGCCAGATGCTCGACTACGGCACGAAGGTCGTCGGGGGGGTGACGCCCGGAAAGGCGGGCGTCAAGGTCGAGGGCGTGCCGGTCTTCGACTCCGTGTCCCAGGCCGTCCGGGCCGCGGGCGCCGACGTCTCGGTCATCTTCGTGCCGCCCGCCTTCGCGGCGGACGCGATCTGCGAGGGGTTCGACGCCGGGCTCGCCCTCGTCGTGTGCATCACGGAGGGGATCCCGGTCCTCGACATGGTGAAGGTGAAGCGGTTCATGGAGGGGAAGAAGACCCGGCTGGTGGGGCCGAACTGCCCCGGCGTCATCACCCCCGGGGAGAGCAAGGCGGGGATCATGCCCGGGAGCATCCACCGGCCGGGGACCGTCGGCATCGTCTCCCGCTCGGGGACGCTCACGTACGAGGCGGTGCACCAGGTGACCGGAGTCGGGCTGGGGCAGTCCACCTGCGTGGGGATCGGCGGCGACCCGATCAACGGAACGAACTTCATCGACGTGCTGTCCGCCTTCGAGGCCGACGAGGGGACCGAGGCGGTCATCCTGATCGGGGAGATCGGGGGGACGGCCGAGGAGGACGCCGCCGCGTGGATCAAGGCGAACATGAGCAAGCCGGTCGTCGGCTACATCGCGGGGCTGACCGCGCCCAAGGGGAAGCGGATGGGGCACGCGGGGGCCATCATTTCCGGGGGAAAGGGGACCGCCGCGGAGAAGATCGAGGCGTTCCGCTCCTCGGGGATCGCGGTGGCCGAATCGCCCGCGGACATCGGGAAGACGCTGGCCCGGAGGCTCGGGTCGAAGGCCGTATAA
- a CDS encoding 4Fe-4S dicluster domain-containing protein: protein MAKQREAEKVESRENEKVKVSIIPRYCKGCEICVKLCPTQVLGMEMFKAKVVDIDRCIICMQCEQRCPDFAIFVEKKEPKP, encoded by the coding sequence ATGGCGAAGCAGCGCGAGGCGGAGAAGGTCGAGTCGCGGGAAAACGAGAAGGTGAAGGTCTCCATCATCCCGCGCTACTGCAAGGGGTGCGAGATCTGCGTGAAGCTGTGCCCGACCCAGGTGCTGGGGATGGAGATGTTCAAGGCGAAAGTCGTCGACATCGACCGGTGCATCATCTGCATGCAGTGCGAGCAGCGGTGCCCCGACTTCGCGATCTTCGTGGAAAAGAAGGAGCCGAAGCCATGA
- a CDS encoding 2-oxoacid:acceptor oxidoreductase subunit alpha gives MSRVLLLQGNEACAEGALYAGCTFFAGYPITPSTEVAEYLAKKLPQIGGAFLQMEDEIAAMAAVIGGSLAGRKALTATSGPGFSLKQENLGFAMLTEIPCVVVNVMRGGPSTGVPTGPGQSDIMQCRWGTHGDHPVICLTPAYVQEIFTETVRAFNLSEKYRTPVILAFDEIVGHMRERIEIPEPGALQVTGRPKPQCPPEEYLPYDDRKGDVPPMANFFEGYRFHVTGLNHGPDGFPVNASPRIHTDEQRLLRKVESNRAEIVRYEEHRLEDAEVAVFAYGVCGRSAKTAVETARAEGIRAGLFRPLTIWPFPEAQVASLSARVKKIVVPELSLGQIVHEVERCAKGRCPVEGIFRVDGDPITPAQIVDRIKEGR, from the coding sequence ATGAGCCGCGTCCTGCTGCTCCAGGGGAACGAGGCGTGCGCGGAGGGGGCCCTCTACGCCGGCTGCACTTTCTTCGCCGGCTACCCGATCACCCCGTCGACCGAGGTGGCGGAATACCTGGCGAAGAAGCTCCCGCAGATCGGCGGGGCGTTCCTTCAGATGGAGGACGAGATCGCGGCGATGGCCGCGGTGATCGGGGGCTCGCTGGCGGGCCGCAAGGCGCTCACCGCCACCTCCGGCCCCGGCTTCTCGCTCAAGCAGGAGAACCTCGGGTTCGCCATGCTGACGGAGATCCCCTGCGTGGTCGTCAACGTCATGCGGGGCGGGCCGTCCACGGGCGTCCCGACGGGACCCGGCCAGAGCGACATCATGCAGTGCCGCTGGGGGACCCACGGAGACCACCCCGTCATCTGCCTCACCCCCGCCTACGTCCAGGAGATCTTTACCGAGACGGTCCGGGCGTTCAACCTCTCGGAGAAGTACCGCACGCCCGTGATCCTTGCGTTCGACGAGATCGTCGGGCACATGCGGGAGCGGATCGAGATACCGGAGCCGGGAGCGCTGCAGGTGACCGGCCGCCCGAAGCCGCAATGCCCCCCGGAAGAGTACCTCCCGTACGACGACCGCAAGGGGGACGTCCCGCCGATGGCGAACTTTTTCGAGGGGTACCGGTTCCACGTGACGGGGCTCAACCACGGGCCCGACGGGTTCCCGGTGAACGCCTCTCCGCGCATCCACACGGACGAGCAGCGCCTCCTGCGGAAGGTGGAGTCGAACCGGGCGGAGATCGTGCGGTACGAGGAGCACCGTCTCGAGGACGCCGAGGTCGCGGTCTTCGCCTACGGCGTCTGCGGGCGCTCCGCGAAGACGGCGGTGGAGACGGCGCGGGCCGAGGGGATCCGGGCGGGGCTGTTCCGCCCGCTGACCATCTGGCCCTTCCCCGAGGCGCAGGTCGCGTCCCTTTCCGCGCGGGTGAAGAAGATCGTCGTGCCCGAACTTTCCCTCGGGCAGATCGTCCACGAAGTGGAGCGGTGCGCGAAGGGGAGATGCCCGGTCGAGGGGATCTTCCGGGTCGACGGCGACCCGATCACCCCGGCGCAGATCGTCGACCGGATCAAGGAGGGGAGGTAG
- a CDS encoding 2-oxoacid:ferredoxin oxidoreductase subunit beta yields the protein MAFDYGRYIRPGKLPHIWCPGCSYGMVFKALLRAVDSQKIDRNDIALVSGIGCASRLPGYVDFNTLHTTHGRALAFATGIKMAKPDKHVMVVSGDGDATAIGGNHFIHACRRNIDITLLVFNNFIYGMTGGQYSPTTQTDRFATTMPYGNVDSPFNIPELAKGAGASFVARGTAYHAAALDKLIIEAMRHKGFSVLEIINACPTTFGRRNKFRSPTDMLLWMKDTFVPEEAFRKLPPEKTEGKLPMGILYRREDAKEYCETYYSLVERLRKQT from the coding sequence ATGGCGTTCGATTACGGCCGGTACATCCGTCCCGGCAAGCTCCCGCACATCTGGTGCCCGGGATGCTCGTACGGCATGGTCTTCAAGGCGCTGCTGCGGGCCGTCGATTCCCAGAAGATCGACCGCAACGACATCGCCCTGGTGTCCGGCATCGGCTGCGCGTCGCGCCTTCCCGGGTACGTGGACTTCAACACCCTGCACACCACCCACGGCCGGGCGCTGGCGTTCGCCACGGGGATCAAGATGGCGAAGCCCGACAAGCACGTCATGGTGGTGAGCGGCGACGGCGACGCGACGGCGATCGGGGGGAACCATTTCATCCACGCCTGCCGCCGGAACATCGACATCACCCTGCTCGTCTTCAATAACTTCATCTACGGCATGACGGGCGGCCAGTACTCCCCGACCACCCAGACCGACCGGTTCGCGACCACGATGCCGTACGGCAACGTGGACTCCCCCTTCAACATCCCGGAGCTGGCGAAGGGCGCCGGGGCGAGCTTCGTCGCCCGCGGCACGGCGTACCACGCCGCGGCGCTCGACAAGCTCATTATCGAGGCGATGCGGCACAAGGGGTTCTCCGTCCTGGAGATCATCAACGCCTGCCCCACAACCTTCGGCCGCCGCAACAAGTTCCGCAGCCCCACGGACATGCTTCTCTGGATGAAGGACACCTTCGTTCCCGAGGAGGCGTTCCGGAAGCTGCCGCCGGAAAAGACGGAGGGGAAACTCCCCATGGGCATCCTGTACCGCCGGGAGGACGCGAAGGAGTACTGCGAGACATACTACTCGTTGGTGGAACGGCTGAGGAAGCAGACATGA
- a CDS encoding 2-oxoacid:acceptor oxidoreductase family protein codes for MSERYEIRFSGSGGQGLILAGVIYAEAAAIYDGINAVQSQSYGPEARGGASKSEVIISDRTIDFPKATSIDLMLALTQEACSKYYKDIKADGTLVVDEDFVRDVPPGPFKVVGLPIIRTASEAIGKAFVANIVAIGAIAAITGRVSRESVEKAVLSRVPKGTEELNRKALLAGYELVERRTV; via the coding sequence ATGAGCGAACGTTACGAAATCCGGTTCTCCGGCTCCGGCGGGCAGGGGCTGATCCTCGCCGGGGTCATCTACGCGGAGGCGGCGGCGATCTACGACGGGATCAACGCCGTCCAGAGCCAGTCGTACGGCCCGGAGGCGCGGGGCGGCGCCTCCAAGTCCGAGGTCATCATCTCCGACAGGACGATCGATTTCCCGAAGGCGACGTCCATCGACCTGATGCTGGCCCTCACGCAGGAAGCCTGCTCGAAGTATTATAAGGACATCAAGGCGGACGGGACGCTGGTCGTGGACGAGGACTTCGTCCGCGACGTTCCGCCCGGGCCGTTCAAGGTGGTCGGCCTCCCGATCATCCGGACCGCCTCCGAGGCGATCGGGAAGGCGTTCGTCGCCAACATCGTCGCCATCGGGGCGATCGCGGCGATCACGGGGCGGGTGAGCCGCGAGTCGGTGGAGAAGGCGGTGCTCTCCCGCGTCCCGAAGGGGACCGAGGAGCTGAACCGGAAAGCGCTCCTGGCAGGATACGAACTCGTCGAAAGGAGGACGGTTTGA
- the ndk gene encoding nucleoside-diphosphate kinase, with product MQQAGKQRTLSIVKPDGVRKGVVGEVIRRFETAGIRIAAMRMLRLTKREAEGFYAVHRERPFFASLTDFMSSGPIVVMVLEGENVIARNRELMGATDPKKAAPGTIRADFAEEIEKNIVHGSDAPETADTEIRYFFSELDIVS from the coding sequence ATGCAGCAAGCCGGGAAACAGCGGACCCTCTCCATCGTGAAGCCGGACGGCGTCCGCAAGGGAGTCGTCGGGGAGGTGATCCGCCGTTTCGAAACCGCGGGGATCCGCATCGCGGCGATGCGGATGCTCCGCCTCACGAAGCGGGAAGCGGAAGGTTTCTACGCGGTCCACAGGGAGCGCCCCTTCTTCGCCTCCCTGACCGATTTCATGTCCTCCGGCCCGATCGTCGTCATGGTGCTGGAAGGGGAAAACGTCATCGCCCGGAACCGCGAGCTGATGGGGGCGACGGATCCGAAGAAGGCCGCGCCGGGCACGATCCGCGCGGACTTCGCGGAGGAGATCGAAAAGAACATCGTCCACGGCTCCGACGCCCCGGAGACCGCGGATACGGAAATCCGCTATTTCTTCAGCGAGCTCGACATCGTTTCCTGA